The proteins below are encoded in one region of Oryzias melastigma strain HK-1 linkage group LG9, ASM292280v2, whole genome shotgun sequence:
- the ap3s1 gene encoding AP-3 complex subunit sigma-1 isoform X2, producing MIKAILIFNNHGKPRLSKFYEHYNEDTEQQIIRETFHLVSKRDENVCNFLEGGMLIGGSDYKLIYRHYATLYFVFCVDSSESELGILDLIQVFVETLDKCFENVCELDLIFHVDKVHNILAEMVMGGMVLETNMNEIITQVDAQNKMEKAEAGIAGAPARAVSAVKNMNLPEMPRNINIGDISIKVPNLPSFK from the exons ATGATTAAagccattttaatttttaacaaccACGGGAAACCAAGACTTTCTAAATTCTACGAGCATTAT AATGAAGACACGGAGCAGCAGATCATAAGGGAAACCTTCCACTTGGTCTCCAAAAGAGATGAAAACGTCTGCAATTTCTTAGAAGGAGGAAT GCTTATCGGGGGCTCGGACTACAAGCTGATCTACAGACACTACGCCACATTGTACTTTGTGTTCTGTGTCGACTCTTCAGAGAGTGAATTAGGCATTTTAGACTTAAtccag GTATTTGTAGAAACGTTGGACAAATGCTTTGAAAACGTCTGTGAACTTGACTTAATTTTCCATGTAGACAAG GTCCACAATATTCTTGCTGAAATGGTGATGGGTGGAATGGTCTTAGAGACCAACATGAATGAAATCATCACACAGGTGGACGCCCAAAACAAGATGGAGAAAGCTGAG GCCGGTATCGCAGGAGCGCCCGCTCGTGCCGTATCTGCTGTGAAGAACATGAACCTGCCGGAAATGCCCAGAAACATCAACATTGGGGACATCAGCATAAAAGTGCCAAATTTACCTTCCTTCAAGTAG
- the cep78 gene encoding centrosomal protein of 78 kDa: MVQDNAQIRQQGAQDFMLYYDFVCAKQETFPVPAVKGSLDKGMLNFNGDRLKPTDWPPILQAISINNHLDHIAISSTYQANHTSGDTVLKRRQHKSTFKRKIPAIRSKDMTFKLCKALRDCLTVSSNLKTLHLNGLPLRERDLITLTKGLAKSTSLKNLSLANCPISDEGVEVICQSVKYSTTIVTVDFTGCSLTWRGADHIANIIKYQGMQRHSTAWAESLRYRHPQLEGMSGLRRITLNSNTLIGDRGAAALARELAEDLWIKALDLQRCGLSNEGGRHLLEALKTNSFLCVLDIRNNPLVDKPLVKTIIEKVLMNADGQPLEYHWIKPPATESQRVFSQTQPRSVREKTLFKKVTSKAASPGGRGTGESRAGIRNSRSCSVPWRAAARAGRQRGLPPGVTVTDHSFQAAATVKITVESDSEEEDKQEEVVADADQRTSFYFHDRVTERQFESLQMELKEYRLRLAEERRARLKAESRLLEIELESARLRDANRSLTEALTATHPASGPSALSALEDEAVLQSIENSFTKFHAFLDLLKDAGLGQIASMAGIDGSDFQPFERPQLSSTVGPHLEDAAFLSRDVQTNSDAAPLGCNGTSGDAIPSRSPSPVRPSGSTDALLVPFSQAVALTAVGAAEEPHQYLNPDFEPDSVSERSYGSQKSFDSNYFGKTFQTQPNPHERTLKSDKSSSSHGYSPNSSFVLRQASRQSSVSRVGSSESVSDIMSDKSESVRSVGGRNGSKGSVVTGGLSQEIRDYTFPWERKTGV; this comes from the exons ATGGTTCAAGACAATGCACAGATTCGCCAACAGGGTGCCCAGGACTTTATGTTGTATTATGACTTcgtctgtgccaaacaggagaCTTTCCCTGTCCCTGCAGTTAAAGGGAGCCTTGACAAAGGGATGCTAAACTTTAATGGAGACCGGCTCAAACCAACTGACTGGCCACCCATTCTGCAAGCAATATCTATCAACAACCATCTAGACCACATTGCTATCAGCAGTACTTACCAAGCTAATCACACTTCAGGAGATACAG TTTTGAAGAGGAGGCAACATAAATCTACCTTTAAGAGGAAGATTCCAGCCATTCGCTCAAAGGACATGACATTCAAGCTGTGCAAGGCCCTGAGAGATTGTTTAACTGTTTCCTCCAACCTCAAGACTCTGCATCTTAATGGACTTCCACTGAGAGAAAGGGACCTCATCACTCTGACAAAA GGTTTGGCCAAAAGTACTTCTTTGAAAAATCTTTCTTTAGCTAACTGTCCAATATCAGATGAGGGTGTAGAAG TTATTTGCCAAAGTGTGAAGTATTCTACAACCATCGTAACAGTTGATTTCACAGGATGCAGTCTTACATGGAGAGGGGCAGACCATATAGCCAACATTATTAAG TATCAGGGAATGCAGAGACACAGCACAGCATGGGCAGAGTCTTTGCGGTATCGCCATCCACAGCTCGAGGGAATGAGCGGCCTTCGTCGAATCACTCTTAACTCTAACACTTTGATTGGGGATAGGGGAGCAGCTGCGCTCGCTCGTGAGCTGGCTGAAGACCTGTGGATTAAAG CTTTGGACTTACAGCGATGTGGCCTATCTAATGAAGGAGGACGCCATTTGCTGGAAGCCTTGAAAACAAACTCCTTTCTATGCGTACTGGATATCCGTAATAACCCTTTAGTTG ATAAACCATTGGTGAAAACAATTATAGAGAAAGTATTAATGAATGCAGACGGACAACCACTGGAG TACCACTGGATCAAGCCGCCAGCCACAGAGTCACAGAGAGTTTTTTCACAGACTCAACCACGCTCAGTCAGAGAAAAAACGTTGTTTAAAAAAG TCACTTCTAAAGCAGCGTCTCCAGGAGGACGAGGTACGGGTGAATCTAGGGCAGGAATCAGGAATTCCCGCTCCTGCTCTGTACCGTGGCGTGCTGCAGCGCGAGCTGGACGTCAGAG aggCCTTCCTCCTGGAGTAACAGTAACAGACCACAGTTTTCAG gctgcagCTACTGTAAAGATCACTGTGGAGTCAGATTCAGAAGAAGAGGACAAACAAGAGGAAGTGGTGGCAGATGCGGATCAGAgaacttcattttatttccatGATAGAGTCACTGAACGCCAGTTTGAGAGTCTCCAG ATGGAGCTGAAAGAGTATCGTCTCAGGCTGGCAGAAGAACGCAGGGCCAGACTGAAGGCTGAGTCAAGACTGCTGGAG ATTGAGCTGGAGAGTGCTCGCCTTCGTGATGCCAACCGTTCCCTGACAGAAGCTCTTACAGCCACTCACCCAGCATCAGGACCGTCTGCTCTCAGCGCTCTTGAAGATGAGGCCGTCCTTCAGAGCATCGAGAACTCATTCACTAAATTTCATGCTTTCCTGGATCTCCTTAAAGATGCTGG TCTTGGTCAGATAGCGTCGATGGCCGGCATTGATGGGTCCGACTTCCAGCCTTTCGAGCGACCTCAGCTCTCCTCAACAGTTGGACCACATTTGGAAGACGCTGCGTTTCTCTCTAGAGATGTTCAGACAAACAGCGATGCTGCCCCTTTG gGTTGCAATGGAACGTCAGGTGACGCCATTCCTTCCAGATCTCCATCCCCCGTCCGGCCATCAGGGAGCACAGACGCCCTGCTTGTTCCATTCAGTCAGGCCGTGGCCCTTACTGCAGTGGGCGCAGCAGAAGAACCTCATCAATATTTAAACCCTGATTTCGAGCCTGACTCTGTGTCTGAGCGCAGTTACGGCAGCCAAAAATCCTTTGATAGTAATTACTTTGGTAAAACCTTTCAGACTCAGCCGAACCCCCATGAGAGAACTCTCAAGTCTGACAAAAGCAGCAGTTCCCATGGATACAGCCCCAACAGCAGCTTTGTGCTCAGACAGGCCTCCAGGCAGAGCAGCGTGTCCCGTGTTGGGTCATCTGAGAGCGTCAGTGATATTATGAGTGACAAATCCGAGTCTGTGAGATCCGTCGGAGGAAGAAACGGCAGCAAAGGAAGCGTGGTGACAGGGGGTCTGTCACAAGAGATCAGAGACTACACTTTTCCCTGGGAAAGGAAGACTGGAGTTTAG
- the ap3s1 gene encoding AP-3 complex subunit sigma-1 isoform X4, whose product MIKAILIFNNHGKPRLSKFYEHYNEDTEQQIIRETFHLVSKRDENVCNFLEGGMLIGGSDYKLIYRHYATLYFVFCVDSSESELGILDLIQVFVETLDKCFENVCELDLIFHVDKVHNILAEMVMGGMVLETNMNEIITQVDAQNKMEKAETFIFQSTRQDR is encoded by the exons ATGATTAAagccattttaatttttaacaaccACGGGAAACCAAGACTTTCTAAATTCTACGAGCATTAT AATGAAGACACGGAGCAGCAGATCATAAGGGAAACCTTCCACTTGGTCTCCAAAAGAGATGAAAACGTCTGCAATTTCTTAGAAGGAGGAAT GCTTATCGGGGGCTCGGACTACAAGCTGATCTACAGACACTACGCCACATTGTACTTTGTGTTCTGTGTCGACTCTTCAGAGAGTGAATTAGGCATTTTAGACTTAAtccag GTATTTGTAGAAACGTTGGACAAATGCTTTGAAAACGTCTGTGAACTTGACTTAATTTTCCATGTAGACAAG GTCCACAATATTCTTGCTGAAATGGTGATGGGTGGAATGGTCTTAGAGACCAACATGAATGAAATCATCACACAGGTGGACGCCCAAAACAAGATGGAGAAAGCTGAG ACGTTTATCTTTCAGTCTACCAGGCAGGACAGGTAG
- the ap3s1 gene encoding AP-3 complex subunit sigma-1 isoform X1 codes for MTVPLTWNISVKRRWRSSGVQNEDTEQQIIRETFHLVSKRDENVCNFLEGGMLIGGSDYKLIYRHYATLYFVFCVDSSESELGILDLIQVFVETLDKCFENVCELDLIFHVDKVHNILAEMVMGGMVLETNMNEIITQVDAQNKMEKAEAGIAGAPARAVSAVKNMNLPEMPRNINIGDISIKVPNLPSFK; via the exons ATGACTGTTCCTTTGACGTGGAATATTTCCGTAAAGAGACGATGGAGGAGTAGCGGCGTGCAG AATGAAGACACGGAGCAGCAGATCATAAGGGAAACCTTCCACTTGGTCTCCAAAAGAGATGAAAACGTCTGCAATTTCTTAGAAGGAGGAAT GCTTATCGGGGGCTCGGACTACAAGCTGATCTACAGACACTACGCCACATTGTACTTTGTGTTCTGTGTCGACTCTTCAGAGAGTGAATTAGGCATTTTAGACTTAAtccag GTATTTGTAGAAACGTTGGACAAATGCTTTGAAAACGTCTGTGAACTTGACTTAATTTTCCATGTAGACAAG GTCCACAATATTCTTGCTGAAATGGTGATGGGTGGAATGGTCTTAGAGACCAACATGAATGAAATCATCACACAGGTGGACGCCCAAAACAAGATGGAGAAAGCTGAG GCCGGTATCGCAGGAGCGCCCGCTCGTGCCGTATCTGCTGTGAAGAACATGAACCTGCCGGAAATGCCCAGAAACATCAACATTGGGGACATCAGCATAAAAGTGCCAAATTTACCTTCCTTCAAGTAG
- the cdo1 gene encoding cysteine dioxygenase type 1: protein MEQTELVKPETLDELIKTLHQIFQSDRINVEEVQNLMESYESKPHEWRKYAKFDQYRYTRNLVDEGNDKFNLMILCWGEGHGSSIHDHTNSHCFMKLLQGHLKETLFQWPDGKSQGDMVTKSQRVLQENKVAYINDSIGLHRVENVSHTECAVSLHLYSPPFETCQTFDQRTGHKNTVKMTFWSKHGERTPFETTVSQENN, encoded by the exons ATGGAGCAAACCGAGCTGGTGAAGCCCGAAACTCTGGACGAGCTGATCAAAACTCTGCACCAGATCTTCCAGAGTGACCGCATCAACGTGGAGGAGGTGCAGAACCTCATGGAATCCTATGAGAGCAAGCCTCACGAGTGGAGGAAATACGCAAAGTTTGACCAGTACAG GTATACGAGGAACCTGGTTGATGAAGGCAACGACAAGTTCAATCTTATGATTCTCTGCTGGGGTGAAGGTCACGGAAG TAGCATCCACGATCACACAAACTCCCACTGTTTCATGAAGCTGCTGCAGGGCCACCTCAAGGAGACGCTTTTTCAATGGCCGGACGGCAAGTCGCAGGGAGACATGGTCACCAAGTCCCAGAGAGTCCTCCAAGAAAACAAGGTTGCTTACATCAATG ACTCCATCGGTCTGCACCGCGTGGAAAACGTCAGCCACACAGAGTGCGCAGTGAGTCTGCACCTGTACAGCCCTCCGTTTGAGACCTGCCAGACTTTTGACCAGCGGACGGGACACAAGAACACGGTCAAGATGACCTTCTGGAGCAAACACGGAGAAAGAACTCCATTT GAAACCACAGTTTCGCAGGAAAACAACTGA
- the ap3s1 gene encoding AP-3 complex subunit sigma-1 isoform X3 — protein MTVPLTWNISVKRRWRSSGVQNEDTEQQIIRETFHLVSKRDENVCNFLEGGMLIGGSDYKLIYRHYATLYFVFCVDSSESELGILDLIQVFVETLDKCFENVCELDLIFHVDKVHNILAEMVMGGMVLETNMNEIITQVDAQNKMEKAETFIFQSTRQDR, from the exons ATGACTGTTCCTTTGACGTGGAATATTTCCGTAAAGAGACGATGGAGGAGTAGCGGCGTGCAG AATGAAGACACGGAGCAGCAGATCATAAGGGAAACCTTCCACTTGGTCTCCAAAAGAGATGAAAACGTCTGCAATTTCTTAGAAGGAGGAAT GCTTATCGGGGGCTCGGACTACAAGCTGATCTACAGACACTACGCCACATTGTACTTTGTGTTCTGTGTCGACTCTTCAGAGAGTGAATTAGGCATTTTAGACTTAAtccag GTATTTGTAGAAACGTTGGACAAATGCTTTGAAAACGTCTGTGAACTTGACTTAATTTTCCATGTAGACAAG GTCCACAATATTCTTGCTGAAATGGTGATGGGTGGAATGGTCTTAGAGACCAACATGAATGAAATCATCACACAGGTGGACGCCCAAAACAAGATGGAGAAAGCTGAG ACGTTTATCTTTCAGTCTACCAGGCAGGACAGGTAG